The following proteins are encoded in a genomic region of Arachis stenosperma cultivar V10309 chromosome 4, arast.V10309.gnm1.PFL2, whole genome shotgun sequence:
- the LOC130976260 gene encoding COP9 signalosome complex subunit 1-like, protein MDADDESSNPMIDEIYANGGSPEGGGGEKRSRRLIISGDQFDIEAYASLYSGRTKIARLLFIADHCGGDNSAMQLEALRMAFDEIKKGENTQLFREVVNKIGGRLGPDYTMDVAWCETVDRRAEQKKEKLDNELNAYRTNLIKESIRMGYNDFGDFYYAHGQLGEAFKSYVRTRDYCTTSKHIIHMCMSAILVSIEMGQFTHVASYVSKAEQTHEALDQITAAKLRCAAGLANLVSKKYKLAARKFLETAPELGSHYNEVIAPQDVATYGGLCALASFDRTELKAKVIDNINFRNFLELVPEVRELINDFYSSHYASCLEYLANLKANLLLDIHLHDHVETLYDQIRHKALIQYTLPFVSVDLQMMASAFKTTITGLEKELVALITDNQIQARVDSHNKILYARHADQRNATFQRVLETGRVFDRDVRSMLLRTNLIKYDYNARSLSRKL, encoded by the exons ATGGATGCCGACGACGAATCATCCAATCCCATGATCGACGAAATCTACGCCAACGGCGGCTCCCCCGAAGGTGGTGGTGGAGAGAAGCGAAGCCGGCGTCTGATCATCAGCGGCGACCAGTTCGACATCGAGGCATACGCCAGCCTCTACTCCGGCCGCACTAAGATCGCCCGCCTCCTCTTCATCGCCGACCACTGCGGCGGCGACAACTCGGCGATGCAGTTGGAGGCCCTCCGCATGGCTTTCGATGAGATTAAGAAGGGAGAGAATACGCAGCTCTTCAGGGAGGTTGTGAACAAAATTGGTGGGAGATTGGGACCCGATTACACCATGGATGTCGCTTGGTGTGAGACCGTGGACCGTAGGGCTGAGCAGAAGAAGGAGAAGCTCGACAACGAGCTCAACGCTTATAGG ACGAACTTGATTAAAGAAAGCATAAGAATGGGGTACAATGATTTTGGAGACTTTTATTATGCGCATGGTCAATTGGGGGAAGCTTTTAAGAGTTATGTTCGAACCAGAGATTATTGCACTACGTCAAAGCATATTATTCATATGTGTATGAGTGCTATTTTGGTCAGCATTGAAATGGGTCAGTTTACTCATGTTGCCAGCTATGTTAGCAAAGCAGAACAGACACATGAGGCCCTTGATCAGATTACAGCTGCAAAGCTGCGTTGTGCTGCAGGATTGGCGAATCTAGTGTCGAAGAAGTACAAGCTTGCAGCCCGAAAG TTTCTAGAAACGGCTCCAGAACTGGGGAGTCACTACAACGAAGTAATTGCACCTCAAGATGTTGCAACGTACGGAGGACTTTGTGCACTTGCATCATTTGATCGGACAGAGTTGAAG GCCAAAGTTATAGACAATATCAACTTTAGGAATTTCTTGGAGTTAGTGCCTGAAGTAAGAGAACTGATAAATGATTTTTACTCAAG CCATTATGCATCATGCCTAGAGTACCTTGCAAACCTGAAAGCGAATTTATTGCTTGACATACATTTGCATGACCACGTTGAAACACTGTATGATCAAATCCGTCACAAAGCTCTCATTCAGTATACACTCCCATTTGTGTCTGTTGATTTGCAAATGATGGCTAGTGCTTTCAAGACGACTATTACTGGGCTCGAAAAAGAACTCGTGGCTTTGATAACTGATAATCAGATACAG GCTCGAGTTGATTCTCACAACAAAATTTTGTATGCAAGGCACGCAGATCAAAGGAATGCCACCTTTCAAAGGGTTCTTGAAACAGGAAGGGTATTTGATAGGGATGTTAGGTCCATGTTGCTGAGAACAAATCTTATCAAGTATGACTATAATGCTAGATCATTAAGTAGGAAACTATGA
- the LOC130976568 gene encoding probable methyltransferase PMT15, with product MANNHNNWVSVLVQNLTSKKQTNLLKNLYFLTFTTVLCTLFYLLGLWQHSTTPFSAGTTTTQYLSTTTCPDPAISNSTAAALDFSAHHTIPDPTSTPAREFHAPPCDPSFSEYTPCEDVKRSLSFPRDRLIYRERHCPAPNEILRCRIPAPFGYRIPLRWPESRDAAWYANVPHKELTVEKKNQNWVHYEGDRFRFPGGGTMFPRGASAYIDDIGRLINLRDGSIRTALDTGCGVASWGAYLLSRNILAISFAPRDTHEAQVQFALERGVPALIGVLASIRLPYPSRSFDMAHCSRCLIPWGQYDGIYLTEVDRVLRPGGYWILSGPPINWRTHWKGWERTQESLKEEQDGIERVAKSLCWKKLIQKDDLAIWQKPTNHIHCKITRKVFKNRPFCEAQNPDTAWYTKMDTCLTKLPEVSDIRQVSGGELAKWPERLTAVPPRISSGSLKGITAEMFKDNTQLWKKRVAYYKTIDYQLAERGRYRNLLDMNAYLGGFAAALIDDPVWVMNIVPVEAEINTLGAIYERGLIGTYQNWCEAMSTYPRTYDFIHGDSVFSLYQNKCNMEDILLEMDRILRPQGSVILRDDVDVLLKVKRFAEAMQWDARIADHEKGPHQREKILVAVKQYWTAPQPDEDQQRKL from the exons ATGGCGAATAATCATAATAACTGGGTTTCAGTTCTTGTTCAGAACTTAACCTCCAAGAAACAAACCAATCTTCTCAAAAACCTATACTTTCTCACCTTCACCACCGTGCTCTGCACCCTCTTCTACCTCCTCGGCCTCTGGCAACACTCCACCACCCCTTTCTCCGCCGGAACAACAACCACACAATACCTCTCCACCACCACCTGCCCCGATCCCGCAATCTCCAATTCCACCGCCGCCGCCCTTGACTTCTCCGCGCACCACACCATTCCAGACCCCACTTCCACCCCCGCGCGTGAGTTTCACGCGCCTCCGTGCGATCCTTCTTTCTCCGAGTACACGCCATGCGAGGACGTGAAGCGATCGTTGAGTTTCCCGCGCGACCGACTCATCTACCGGGAGAGGCACTGTCCGGCGCCGAACGAGATTCTCCGGTGCCGAATTCCGGCGCCGTTCGGGTACCGGATACCTCTGCGGTGGCCGGAGAGCCGCGATGCGGCGTGGTATGCGAACGTGCCGCACAAGGAGCTCACTGTGGAGAAGAAGAACCAGAATTGGGTTCACTACGAAGGTGACCGGTTCAGGTTCCCCGGTGGTGGGACCATGTTTCCACGTGGCGCAAGCGCCTACATTGATGATATCGGACGGCTCATAAACCTCCGCGATGGGTCCATCAGAACCGCCTTGGACACTGGTTGTGGG GTTGCAAGTTGGGGTGCATATCTTCTGTCGCGCAACATTTTAGCAATATCGTTTGCACCAAGGGATACACATGAAGCTCAGGTTCAGTTTGCTCTTGAACGTGGAGTTCCTGCATTGATTGGAGTCCTTGCCTCAATTAGGCTTCCTTACCCTTCAAGATCCTTTGACATGGCTCACTGCTCGCGTTGCCTCATTCCTTGGGGCCAATATG ATGGAATTTACTTGACCGAAGTCGATAGAGTCCTGCGGCCGGGAGGCTATTGGATCCTATCCGGGCCGCCGATAAACTGGAGGACACACTGGAAAGGTTGGGAAAGGACTCAGGAGAGTCTCAAAGAGGAACAGGATGGGATTGAGAGAGTAGCAAAGAGTCTATGCTGGAAGAAATTGATTCAGAAGGATGACCTTGCCATATGGCagaagccaaccaatcacattCATTGCAAAATCACTAGGAAGGTCTTCAAGAACAGACCCTTCTGTGAGGCACAGAATCCAGACACTGCATG GTACACTAAAATGGATACATGCTTGACAAAATTACCTGAGGTGAGTGACATTAGACAAGTTAGCGGCGGCGAATTGGCGAAATGGCCCGAGAGACTAACTGCAGTTCCCCCGAGGATTAGCAGCGGAAGTTTGAAGGGAATCACGGCCGAGATGTTCAAGGACAACACACAGCTATGGAAGAAGAGAGTGGCATACTACAAGACCATAGACTATCAGCTAGCAGAGCGTGGTAGGTACCGCAATCTCCTCGATATGAATGCTTACTTGGGAGGCTTCGCGGCTGCGCTTATCGATGATCCGGTGTGGGTGATGAACATTGTTCCTGTGGAGGCTGAGATCAACACTCTCGGTGCCATATATGAGCGTGGATTGATTGGAACCTATCAAAACTG GTGCGAAGCAATGTCGACTTATCCAAGAACTTATGACTTCATCCATGGTGATTCTGTTTTTAGCCTCTACCAGAACAA GtgcaatatggaggacattctTCTAGAGATGGACCGGATTCTTCGGCCGCAAGGCAGTGTCATATTGCGCGACGATGTGGATGTGCTGCTAAAGGTGAAGAGATTTGCAGAGGCAATGCAGTGGGATGCGAGAATCGCCGACCACGAAAAGGGGCCTCACCAGAGAGAAAAGATACTAGTAGCAGTGAAGCAGTACTGGACAGCACCACAACCTGATGAAGATCAACAAAGAAAGCTTTAG